One genomic window of Halovivax cerinus includes the following:
- a CDS encoding ABC transporter permease, translated as MLADGTLGLYMGAIVLGAVHGILPDHGWPIAAMHSLNKKRTWFHGVASGFILGMGHLISSIAVVAVYFWALQYFDLTEIHGLKYVAGAVLIVLGVREYVRGGHSHDHATSEGDESDHAHHDDHAHHDDHGHDDHGHDDHGHDDHGHDDHGHDDHGHDDHAHHDDHGHDDHAHHDDHGHDDHAHHDDHGHDHGSADQGWVARLRSVIPFVGGDDAHAQAHSLEEQADQRGLYGIAAFAFLLGFAHNEEIEIIAICTGSAQCLELMLSYAIAVLIAVMTMTLLLIAGFEYHKDRIEKYEEYLPTVTAAVLILMGLAFIVGIF; from the coding sequence ATGCTCGCAGATGGAACGCTGGGCCTGTACATGGGAGCGATCGTGCTCGGTGCGGTCCACGGAATCCTTCCCGATCACGGCTGGCCGATCGCCGCGATGCACTCGTTGAACAAGAAGCGAACCTGGTTTCACGGCGTCGCGTCGGGATTCATCCTCGGGATGGGCCACCTCATCAGCAGTATCGCCGTCGTCGCCGTGTACTTCTGGGCGTTGCAGTACTTCGACCTGACCGAGATACACGGACTCAAGTACGTCGCCGGCGCCGTCCTGATCGTACTCGGCGTCCGCGAGTACGTCCGAGGTGGCCACTCCCACGACCACGCCACCAGTGAGGGCGACGAATCTGACCACGCCCACCACGACGATCACGCCCACCACGACGATCACGGTCACGACGATCACGGGCACGACGATCACGGGCACGACGATCACGGTCACGACGATCACGGGCACGACGATCACGGGCACGACGATCACGCCCACCACGACGATCACGGGCACGACGACCACGCCCACCACGACGATCACGGGCACGACGACCACGCCCATCACGACGATCACGGGCACGATCACGGCTCCGCCGACCAGGGCTGGGTGGCGCGCCTTCGCAGCGTGATACCATTCGTCGGGGGCGACGATGCCCACGCGCAGGCCCACTCGCTCGAAGAACAGGCCGATCAGCGCGGTCTCTACGGGATCGCCGCCTTCGCGTTCCTCCTCGGGTTCGCCCACAACGAGGAGATCGAGATCATCGCCATCTGTACGGGCTCGGCGCAGTGTCTGGAACTGATGCTCTCGTACGCGATCGCGGTTCTCATCGCCGTCATGACGATGACGCTGTTGCTCATCGCCGGATTCGAGTACCACAAAGATCGGATCGAAAAGTACGAGGAGTACCTTCCGACGGTCACCGCCGCCGTGTTGATCCTGATGGGGCTGGCGTTCATCGTCGGCATCTTCTGA
- a CDS encoding cupin domain-containing protein: protein MTDTDPASGEDTAHDSDQRDDPLPSVETHVEGVEVAPSIEDQPGLSTYEGRIGMLLQGESIQTHFIEMPPGLYLDEHAHETESMIMTLSGEWVLSARGERRHMTEGDLFWFGPGVPTGYEVPFDEDAYILIFKGEVMSDSAEAFVDSLRATDERLAEEAAEGTPFTFDDLPDDHPAIEFAESIGAR from the coding sequence ATGACGGATACAGATCCAGCGTCCGGGGAAGATACCGCACACGATTCGGATCAGCGTGACGATCCGCTCCCAAGCGTCGAAACGCACGTCGAGGGCGTCGAGGTCGCCCCGTCGATCGAAGACCAGCCGGGTCTTTCCACCTACGAGGGGCGGATCGGGATGCTCCTCCAGGGAGAATCGATCCAGACGCACTTCATCGAGATGCCGCCCGGCCTCTACCTCGACGAACACGCCCACGAGACGGAGTCGATGATCATGACGCTCAGCGGCGAGTGGGTCCTGTCGGCCCGCGGCGAACGCCGACACATGACGGAAGGCGACCTGTTCTGGTTCGGACCCGGCGTGCCGACGGGGTACGAGGTTCCGTTCGACGAAGACGCCTACATCCTCATCTTCAAGGGCGAGGTGATGTCCGACTCCGCCGAGGCCTTCGTCGACTCCCTCAGAGCGACCGACGAGCGACTCGCCGAAGAAGCGGCGGAGGGCACACCGTTCACCTTCGACGACCTCCCGGACGACCACCCGGCGATCGAGTTCGCCGAATCGATCGGCGCTCGCTGA
- a CDS encoding CopG family ribbon-helix-helix protein has protein sequence MRTSFNIPDETVETFDRIWQSEGFSSRSRAVREAMQEYIESHRTLDDRSGTVAAVVVFDYVYDDVVADIHEIQHDHERVVNASSHVHHGDWCLETVHCSGDVEDVKALVYRLRNFDAVRRVKLMLVEGNAAFDHHANEG, from the coding sequence GTGCGAACGAGTTTCAACATCCCCGACGAGACCGTCGAGACGTTCGATCGCATCTGGCAATCGGAGGGATTCAGCTCCCGATCGCGCGCCGTGCGGGAGGCCATGCAGGAGTACATCGAGTCCCACCGGACGCTCGACGACCGTTCCGGGACCGTCGCCGCAGTCGTCGTCTTCGATTACGTCTACGACGACGTGGTGGCCGACATCCACGAGATCCAGCACGACCACGAACGTGTCGTCAACGCCTCGAGCCACGTTCACCACGGCGACTGGTGTCTGGAGACGGTCCACTGCTCCGGGGACGTCGAGGACGTGAAAGCGCTGGTCTATCGCCTGCGCAACTTCGACGCGGTGAGACGGGTGAAACTGATGCTCGTCGAGGGAAACGCAGCGTTCGACCACCACGCGAACGAGGGCTGA
- a CDS encoding penicillin acylase family protein codes for MSEDTTRRALLATVLGAGTVGLAASDVGPLLDQFAPLSGTAWDAADRRPSEELANPYGPATVARDDVGVPHVEADDEEAAYFAVGYVQAFDRLFQLDLQRRQMRGQLSAVAGEATLESDEFHVRMDFAAAAEATWEAIDETSHAPLVRAFSEGVNAVIETEQLPYEFELLEYEPAPWTPVDTILLEKQIAWTLTGNFTALRRERLADALGAEIAAELYPTTYDHDDPILRVDSDAIGDVGGVETASGGEASDGEAVTSTVHGDAGEPAETQSGSGTAALHGWLSRFESPPGVGSNSWIVSGAHTDTGVPIVANDPHLTLMTPPIWYEQHVTTPETNVRGVTFPGVPFVIIGANEAGAWGFTNVGADVLDCYRYELDDDGRRYRYRGEWREFDTEERDIAVAGGEDRTVTVRKTVHGPFLEREGSHVGVAWTGLAATRTSQSIYEIGRSDGLDDVVDALERFDEPTQNFVYADVDGRTCYYVTGQLPIRTIDGDAVRGDRVFDGSAGEGEWTGYEPYGEATWEGFVPFDEKPHAIDPDVLATANQRVADDPTHYIGTAYAAPYRGGRIYDRLDELIGAGPTTLDGHAAVQTDRVDPRAAQLVPELVAAVDRVAEAGDRRIVEASDLLADWEYEMVPDSEGALVFARWIDHFVSAVCEPHFAETGLDDADYPADWVIATLPADSPVFESASRDAAMIEALEAALAEIEEAEWEVYGDYNTTAPIEHPFGAQVPALDYEEHPIGGSRATINNYRVESAVGSSTRLLAYPGGEARTILPGGNSGDYYSEHYDDQFEAWIDGEYRPLALDGDWETDMTFEEGSR; via the coding sequence GTGAGCGAAGACACCACGAGACGGGCACTGCTGGCGACCGTTCTCGGGGCGGGAACCGTGGGACTCGCGGCGTCGGACGTCGGCCCGCTGCTGGATCAGTTCGCTCCGCTCTCGGGGACGGCCTGGGACGCCGCCGACCGGCGCCCGTCGGAGGAGCTCGCGAATCCGTACGGGCCGGCGACGGTCGCCCGCGACGACGTCGGTGTCCCGCACGTCGAGGCGGACGACGAGGAGGCGGCGTACTTCGCGGTCGGCTACGTGCAGGCGTTCGATCGGCTCTTCCAGCTCGACCTCCAGCGCCGACAGATGCGCGGCCAGCTCTCCGCGGTCGCTGGCGAGGCGACGCTCGAGAGCGACGAATTTCACGTCCGGATGGACTTCGCCGCCGCGGCGGAGGCCACCTGGGAGGCCATCGACGAGACGAGTCACGCACCGCTGGTCCGGGCGTTTTCCGAGGGCGTGAACGCGGTCATCGAGACCGAGCAGTTGCCCTACGAGTTCGAACTACTCGAGTACGAGCCGGCTCCCTGGACGCCGGTCGACACCATCCTCCTGGAGAAACAGATCGCCTGGACGCTGACGGGGAACTTCACGGCGCTGCGGCGCGAACGGCTCGCCGACGCGCTGGGCGCGGAGATCGCGGCCGAACTGTACCCGACGACGTACGATCACGACGATCCCATCCTCCGGGTCGACAGCGACGCGATCGGCGACGTCGGCGGCGTCGAGACCGCGTCAGGTGGCGAGGCGTCGGATGGCGAGGCCGTGACGAGCACCGTACACGGAGACGCCGGCGAGCCCGCCGAAACGCAGTCGGGATCGGGAACGGCTGCCCTCCACGGCTGGCTCTCGCGGTTCGAGTCGCCGCCCGGCGTCGGATCGAACAGCTGGATCGTTTCGGGCGCGCACACCGACACCGGGGTCCCGATCGTGGCGAACGATCCGCACCTCACGCTGATGACGCCGCCGATCTGGTACGAACAGCACGTCACTACGCCGGAGACGAACGTCCGCGGTGTGACGTTTCCTGGCGTCCCGTTCGTCATCATCGGGGCGAACGAGGCAGGTGCCTGGGGATTCACCAACGTCGGCGCCGACGTCCTCGACTGTTATCGGTACGAACTCGACGACGACGGCCGGCGGTATCGCTACCGGGGCGAGTGGCGCGAGTTCGACACCGAGGAGCGCGACATCGCCGTGGCTGGCGGCGAGGACCGCACCGTCACTGTCCGCAAGACCGTCCACGGCCCGTTCCTCGAACGCGAAGGATCACACGTCGGCGTCGCCTGGACCGGCCTCGCGGCGACGCGGACGTCCCAGTCGATCTACGAGATCGGCCGAAGCGATGGGCTCGACGACGTCGTAGACGCGCTCGAACGGTTCGACGAACCGACGCAGAACTTCGTCTACGCCGACGTCGATGGACGGACGTGTTACTACGTGACCGGCCAGCTCCCGATCCGGACGATCGACGGCGACGCGGTTCGGGGCGACCGCGTCTTCGACGGCTCGGCGGGCGAGGGCGAGTGGACGGGCTACGAGCCCTACGGCGAGGCGACCTGGGAGGGCTTCGTCCCGTTCGACGAGAAGCCCCACGCCATCGACCCGGACGTCCTGGCCACCGCGAACCAGCGCGTCGCCGACGATCCGACCCACTACATCGGGACGGCCTACGCCGCTCCCTACCGCGGCGGTCGCATCTACGATCGCCTCGACGAACTCATCGGTGCTGGCCCGACGACACTCGACGGACACGCGGCCGTCCAGACGGATCGCGTCGACCCGCGTGCCGCCCAGCTCGTTCCGGAACTCGTCGCGGCCGTCGATCGCGTGGCCGAGGCGGGCGACCGGCGCATCGTCGAGGCGAGCGACCTGCTCGCCGACTGGGAGTACGAGATGGTCCCCGACTCGGAGGGAGCGCTCGTGTTCGCCCGCTGGATCGATCACTTCGTGTCCGCGGTCTGTGAACCGCACTTCGCGGAGACCGGACTCGACGACGCGGACTATCCCGCCGACTGGGTGATCGCGACACTGCCGGCAGACAGCCCGGTCTTCGAGTCGGCCTCGCGTGACGCCGCGATGATCGAGGCGCTCGAAGCCGCACTCGCCGAGATCGAGGAGGCGGAGTGGGAGGTCTACGGCGACTACAACACGACGGCGCCGATCGAACACCCCTTCGGCGCGCAGGTGCCGGCACTCGATTACGAGGAGCACCCCATCGGGGGCTCACGCGCGACGATCAACAACTACCGCGTCGAGTCGGCCGTCGGATCGAGCACCCGTCTCCTCGCCTATCCCGGTGGCGAGGCGCGTACGATCCTCCCCGGCGGCAACTCCGGCGACTACTACTCCGAGCACTACGACGATCAGTTCGAAGCGTGGATCGACGGCGAGTATCGCCCGCTCGCGCTCGACGGCGACTGGGAGACCGACATGACGTTCGAGGAGGGATCGCGATGA
- a CDS encoding class I SAM-dependent methyltransferase, whose amino-acid sequence MTADRTDTDDLDHPLFARLYRAFDPIDRRTFGPHRRDLASDLAGRVVDLGAGDGAMFPYVVAGPRGTARTVDDSTGAESSLEYHAVEPDRTMRRRARSRAADVGLTVSFHDARAEALPFEDDSVDVVVSSLVFCSVDDPDAARSELARVLRPGGEVRFLEHVGGSGRYRTLQNAVTPVWKRVAGGCHLNRDTAAQFDADARFETVECVDTGVRTYPAAPVVRGQLRLADA is encoded by the coding sequence ATGACTGCCGATCGTACCGACACGGACGACCTGGATCACCCGCTCTTCGCGAGACTCTACCGGGCGTTCGATCCGATCGATCGCCGGACGTTCGGGCCGCACCGCCGCGACCTCGCGAGCGATCTCGCGGGTCGCGTCGTCGACCTGGGCGCGGGCGACGGCGCGATGTTCCCGTACGTGGTCGCGGGTCCGCGCGGGACGGCGCGGACCGTCGACGACTCGACGGGGGCGGAGTCGTCGCTCGAGTACCACGCGGTCGAGCCGGATCGGACGATGCGACGGCGGGCTCGGTCGCGCGCCGCGGACGTGGGGCTGACAGTTTCGTTCCACGACGCGCGCGCCGAGGCGCTCCCCTTCGAGGACGACAGCGTCGACGTCGTCGTCTCGTCGCTCGTGTTCTGTTCGGTGGACGACCCCGATGCGGCGCGCTCGGAACTCGCGCGCGTGCTCCGGCCGGGCGGCGAGGTCAGATTCTTAGAGCACGTCGGTGGATCTGGTCGGTACCGGACGCTGCAGAACGCCGTGACACCTGTCTGGAAACGCGTGGCAGGCGGCTGTCACCTGAACCGGGACACCGCGGCGCAGTTCGACGCCGACGCTCGCTTCGAGACCGTCGAGTGCGTCGACACCGGCGTACGGACGTACCCTGCGGCGCCGGTGGTTCGGGGACAACTTCGCCTCGCCGACGCGTGA
- a CDS encoding phosphoribosyltransferase produces MFDDRTEAGERLAAELDRRGVVADLVLGIPRGALPVARPVADALDADLDVVVASKIGAPHNPELAIGAAASDGAVWRNEPLIDRIGVPQDHVERERDREIEAARAKLERYRGTSDLPDIEGNRVVVVDDGVATGATARACLRQVREKNPASVTLAVPVSSPDSADDLHAEADEVIALQTPPTFRAVGQFYRQFGQVSDEEAIAYLDR; encoded by the coding sequence ATGTTCGACGATCGAACGGAGGCCGGCGAGCGCCTCGCGGCCGAGCTCGACCGTCGCGGCGTCGTGGCCGACCTCGTCCTAGGAATTCCACGCGGAGCGCTCCCGGTCGCCCGTCCCGTGGCCGACGCGCTGGACGCCGACCTGGACGTCGTCGTGGCGTCGAAGATCGGCGCGCCGCACAACCCCGAACTGGCCATCGGCGCCGCGGCGAGCGACGGGGCAGTCTGGCGAAACGAGCCACTCATCGACCGCATCGGTGTCCCCCAGGACCACGTCGAGCGCGAGCGCGACCGGGAGATCGAGGCGGCTCGCGCCAAACTCGAACGCTACCGTGGCACGAGCGACCTCCCCGATATCGAGGGCAACCGCGTCGTGGTCGTCGACGACGGCGTCGCCACCGGCGCGACGGCCCGCGCCTGCCTCAGACAGGTCCGCGAAAAGAACCCCGCCTCCGTCACGCTCGCCGTTCCCGTCTCCTCACCCGACTCCGCCGACGACCTTCACGCGGAAGCCGACGAGGTGATCGCCCTGCAGACACCTCCCACGTTCCGCGCCGTCGGCCAGTTCTACCGACAGTTCGGCCAGGTGAGCGACGAGGAGGCGATAGCGTATCTGGATCGATAG
- the gdhB gene encoding glutamate dehydrogenase GdhB, translating to MSANVAEEAGDASEETEPETALETAKRQLARATAHVDIDPNVVERLERPRKIHEVSLPLRRDDGSVEVLTGFRAQHDSVRGPYKGGLRYHPEVTRDECAGLAMWMTWKCAVMDLPFGGAKGGIVVDPKDLSSTEKERLTRRFTQEIRSAIGPTKDIPAPDMGTDPQTMAWLMDAYSMQQDETIPGVVTGKPPEIGGSEGREEAPGRSVAIITREACDYYDYDLSETTVAVQGFGSVGANAARLLYEWDANIVAVSDVNGARYDADGIDVDKIPSHDEEPEAVTAATGVGEKITNEELLELDVDVLIPAAIGNVLTEDNATDVSADMIVEGANGPTTFAAGAIFAERDIPVIPDILANAGGVTVSYFEWLQDINRRAWSLERVNEELETEMLSAWDDVRDEVEAQDLTWRDAAYVVALKRIAAAHEFRGVWP from the coding sequence ATGTCCGCAAATGTTGCCGAGGAGGCGGGAGACGCGTCCGAGGAGACGGAGCCGGAGACGGCCCTAGAGACCGCGAAACGGCAGCTCGCCCGCGCGACGGCCCACGTCGATATCGATCCGAACGTCGTCGAGCGCCTAGAGCGGCCCCGAAAGATCCACGAGGTGTCCCTGCCGCTCCGGCGCGACGACGGCAGCGTCGAGGTTCTGACCGGCTTTCGCGCCCAGCACGACAGCGTTCGCGGCCCGTACAAGGGCGGCCTGCGCTATCATCCCGAGGTTACGCGCGACGAGTGCGCCGGCCTCGCGATGTGGATGACCTGGAAGTGCGCCGTCATGGACCTCCCCTTCGGCGGCGCCAAGGGTGGCATCGTCGTCGATCCCAAGGACCTGAGCAGCACGGAGAAGGAGCGACTCACCCGCCGGTTCACCCAGGAGATCCGCTCGGCGATCGGTCCGACGAAGGACATCCCGGCGCCCGACATGGGCACCGACCCGCAGACGATGGCCTGGCTCATGGACGCCTACAGCATGCAGCAGGACGAGACGATCCCCGGCGTCGTCACGGGGAAACCGCCGGAGATCGGCGGCAGCGAGGGCCGCGAAGAGGCCCCCGGCCGCAGCGTCGCGATCATCACCCGCGAGGCCTGCGACTACTACGACTACGACCTCTCGGAGACCACGGTCGCCGTCCAGGGCTTCGGCAGCGTGGGCGCCAACGCCGCGCGCCTGCTCTACGAGTGGGACGCCAACATCGTCGCCGTCAGCGACGTCAACGGTGCCCGCTACGACGCCGACGGCATCGACGTCGACAAGATCCCCTCTCACGACGAAGAGCCCGAGGCCGTCACCGCCGCGACCGGCGTCGGCGAGAAGATCACCAACGAGGAACTGCTCGAACTCGACGTCGACGTCCTCATCCCCGCCGCCATCGGTAACGTCCTCACCGAGGACAACGCGACCGACGTCAGCGCCGACATGATCGTCGAAGGGGCGAACGGCCCCACGACCTTCGCCGCCGGCGCGATCTTCGCCGAGCGCGACATCCCGGTCATCCCCGACATCCTCGCCAACGCCGGCGGCGTCACCGTGAGCTACTTCGAGTGGCTCCAGGACATCAACCGCCGTGCCTGGTCGCTCGAACGCGTCAACGAGGAACTCGAGACCGAGATGCTCTCCGCCTGGGACGACGTCAGAGACGAAGTCGAAGCACAGGACCTCACCTGGCGCGACGCCGCCTACGTCGTCGCGCTCAAGCGCATCGCCGCCGCGCACGAGTTCCGCGGCGTCTGGCCATAG
- a CDS encoding MFS transporter has translation MVRSAAVVKYYFYKATEAVEFYRPIMYLYFLSLGLSFTHIVIFEALYNVATVVGEIPTGWVGDRIGRRNSLLVGSATITASLVAIALAESAIVFAFLFVVWSTGYNFRSGTEDAWVYETLADSDDTDAFTNVRGRGQSIALAAGVFASLVGGYLGGIDLSYPFLAAAAFTGVGTVVILTLDEPETYQESGSSDLGMREAWDVVREALGQRRLRSFILYYYVLFSAVTYLVFIFLQPAFEATLVDLGIDATVTIPLPGEWSPELAVAPDNVETLLGGFYAAMNLASAAVSYRIGFLRERIGLHRWFVGAPLVVGTLLVAMAFVPALAFVALFVGWGIVQPTRVLAGQYVNDRVETLGRATVLSAMAMVSGLTVIPFQLGSGVLSDAVSPVPALALAGGVLVVGSVAILLWEPPVDVPTADPVAD, from the coding sequence ATGGTCCGTTCCGCTGCCGTCGTGAAGTACTACTTCTACAAGGCGACCGAGGCGGTCGAGTTCTACCGCCCGATCATGTACCTCTACTTCCTCTCGCTGGGTCTCTCCTTTACCCACATCGTGATCTTCGAGGCGCTGTACAACGTGGCCACCGTCGTCGGCGAGATTCCGACGGGCTGGGTCGGCGACCGTATCGGTCGACGAAACAGCTTGCTGGTGGGGAGCGCGACGATTACCGCGTCGCTGGTCGCCATCGCTCTCGCGGAGTCGGCGATCGTATTCGCGTTCCTCTTCGTCGTCTGGTCGACGGGCTACAACTTCAGGTCCGGAACGGAGGACGCGTGGGTGTACGAAACGCTCGCCGACAGCGACGATACGGACGCGTTCACGAACGTCCGCGGCCGTGGCCAGTCCATCGCGCTGGCGGCCGGCGTGTTCGCGTCCCTGGTCGGCGGGTACCTCGGCGGCATCGACCTGTCCTACCCGTTCCTCGCGGCGGCGGCGTTCACCGGTGTCGGCACGGTCGTCATCCTCACGCTCGACGAACCGGAGACGTACCAGGAGAGCGGGTCGAGCGATCTCGGGATGCGCGAGGCCTGGGACGTCGTGCGCGAAGCGCTCGGTCAGCGTCGCCTGCGCTCGTTCATCCTCTACTACTACGTCCTCTTCTCGGCCGTCACGTACCTCGTGTTCATCTTCCTCCAACCGGCGTTCGAGGCGACGCTCGTCGACCTCGGGATCGACGCTACCGTCACGATTCCGCTTCCGGGCGAGTGGTCTCCCGAGCTGGCCGTCGCCCCTGACAACGTCGAGACGCTCCTTGGCGGGTTCTACGCCGCGATGAACCTCGCCTCGGCGGCCGTGAGCTACCGAATCGGCTTTCTCCGCGAGCGCATCGGGTTGCACCGCTGGTTCGTCGGCGCTCCGCTCGTCGTGGGAACGCTCCTCGTCGCCATGGCGTTCGTCCCGGCGCTCGCGTTCGTTGCCCTCTTCGTCGGCTGGGGTATCGTCCAGCCGACGCGCGTCCTCGCCGGGCAGTACGTTAACGACCGCGTCGAGACGCTCGGCCGAGCGACCGTCCTCAGCGCGATGGCCATGGTGAGCGGACTGACCGTCATCCCCTTCCAGCTCGGGAGCGGCGTCCTCTCTGACGCCGTCTCGCCGGTGCCCGCTCTCGCACTGGCTGGCGGCGTGCTCGTCGTCGGGTCCGTCGCGATCCTGCTCTGGGAGCCGCCCGTCGACGTGCCGACGGCCGACCCCGTCGCCGACTGA
- a CDS encoding ABC transporter ATP-binding protein — protein MTAERARTPAETDDGSAGTNEPDGLETSAAAEAEETSARRREPVIELEGVSKSFAMDDSLLDRLFGNVTRLEAVSDVSLTVDRGETLGVVGESGSGKSTLANLVTGLHTPTDGTVTIDGSPVGAATDRPADLLADVGVVFQNASSSINPRMTVGDAIAEPLITQGWSADEREERIAELLDLVELSDQHLDRYAHELSGGQAQRVSIARAIATEPRVLVLDEPVSALDVSVKGSILNLLMRIQAELDLTYLFISHDLSAVKHVADRIAVMYLGELMEVGPAADLFERPAHPYTQALLAAIPDVDPSTSIEDTFVLEGDVPSPVDPPSGCVFHTRCPMAEERCRSEVPDRIDVGRGWSRCHFAEEVADAESVAHESH, from the coding sequence ATGACCGCGGAGCGCGCCCGTACGCCCGCGGAGACGGACGACGGATCGGCCGGGACGAACGAGCCGGACGGACTGGAGACCTCGGCTGCAGCGGAGGCCGAGGAGACGTCCGCGCGACGCAGAGAGCCGGTCATCGAACTCGAGGGTGTCTCGAAGTCGTTCGCGATGGACGACTCGCTCCTCGATCGGCTGTTCGGGAACGTCACCCGGCTCGAGGCCGTCTCCGACGTCTCGCTCACCGTCGACCGCGGCGAGACGCTGGGCGTCGTCGGCGAGAGTGGGAGCGGCAAGTCGACGCTCGCGAACCTCGTGACCGGTTTGCACACGCCGACCGACGGAACGGTCACGATCGACGGCTCCCCGGTCGGCGCGGCGACGGACCGTCCCGCCGACCTGCTCGCGGACGTCGGCGTCGTCTTCCAGAACGCGAGTTCGAGTATCAATCCCCGGATGACCGTCGGCGACGCCATCGCGGAGCCGCTCATCACGCAGGGCTGGTCGGCCGACGAGCGCGAGGAACGGATCGCGGAGTTGCTCGATCTCGTCGAGCTCTCGGACCAGCACCTCGATCGCTACGCGCACGAACTCTCGGGGGGACAGGCCCAGCGCGTCTCCATCGCGCGAGCGATCGCCACCGAACCGCGGGTGCTCGTCCTCGACGAGCCGGTCTCCGCGCTCGACGTCTCCGTCAAGGGGAGCATCCTCAACCTGTTGATGCGAATTCAGGCGGAACTCGACCTCACATACCTCTTCATCAGCCACGACCTGAGCGCAGTCAAGCACGTCGCCGATCGCATCGCCGTGATGTACCTCGGCGAGCTGATGGAGGTCGGGCCCGCAGCGGACCTCTTCGAGCGGCCCGCCCACCCCTACACGCAGGCGCTGCTCGCAGCCATCCCGGACGTGGATCCGAGCACGTCGATCGAGGACACGTTCGTCCTCGAAGGGGATGTCCCGAGTCCCGTCGACCCGCCGTCTGGCTGCGTCTTTCACACCCGCTGTCCGATGGCTGAGGAACGCTGTCGCTCCGAGGTACCCGATCGTATCGACGTGGGCCGGGGCTGGTCGCGCTGTCACTTCGCCGAGGAGGTCGCCGACGCCGAGTCGGTCGCACACGAGTCGCACTGA
- a CDS encoding M28 family peptidase codes for MTDWIGETFCSTVGWDHLETLADIDHRMAGSEGERLGAEATRDVLADVGARDARLETFDLQGWTRGDSGVHHPESGASYDSIALPRSPGGTVEAEFVDLGYGLPEDFDAADVEGKLVMVASNVPSYHDRLIHRREKYYYAVEAGAAGFVFRNHVEGQLPPTGSVGRPDHPIGEIPTVGVSKEVGAALGRRFDGEPLRVRVDADVHDATIQNVHAELGPETDERVLVSAHLDGHDIGEGAMDDGAGTATMVEIARALATREGELDTRVEFVGFGSEEVGLCGSQYHAEVCDPSSVKAIVNLDGVVRGRTLQFFTHTFDELEAAASRMANRYDHPVRIIPREGFRGDQWPLVREGVPGYFVSGVRDSEGRGYGHTSADTLDKLDVRNLREQSILLTDLVVDLADAETVIPHRDRADVAASFEAEGRSEGMKIVGEWPYA; via the coding sequence ATGACCGACTGGATAGGCGAAACATTCTGTAGCACCGTCGGGTGGGATCACCTGGAGACGCTGGCCGACATCGACCACCGCATGGCCGGCAGCGAGGGCGAACGTCTCGGGGCCGAAGCCACGCGGGACGTCCTGGCCGACGTCGGCGCTCGTGATGCTCGTCTCGAGACGTTCGACCTGCAGGGCTGGACCCGCGGCGACAGCGGCGTTCACCACCCCGAATCGGGCGCCTCGTACGACTCGATCGCGTTACCTCGCAGCCCAGGCGGCACGGTCGAGGCCGAGTTCGTCGACCTGGGGTACGGCCTCCCGGAAGACTTCGACGCCGCCGACGTCGAGGGGAAGCTCGTCATGGTCGCGTCGAACGTGCCCAGTTACCACGATCGATTGATCCACCGGCGCGAGAAGTACTACTACGCCGTCGAGGCCGGCGCGGCCGGGTTCGTCTTTCGAAACCACGTCGAGGGTCAACTTCCGCCGACGGGCTCGGTCGGTCGACCGGACCATCCTATCGGTGAGATCCCGACCGTCGGCGTGAGCAAAGAGGTGGGGGCGGCGCTCGGCCGACGGTTCGACGGTGAGCCCCTTCGCGTACGTGTCGACGCCGACGTTCACGACGCGACGATCCAGAACGTCCACGCGGAACTCGGGCCCGAAACCGACGAGCGCGTTCTCGTCTCGGCCCACCTCGACGGTCACGACATCGGCGAGGGAGCGATGGACGACGGGGCCGGCACGGCGACGATGGTCGAGATCGCGCGGGCGCTCGCGACCCGCGAGGGTGAGCTCGACACCCGGGTCGAGTTCGTCGGCTTCGGCTCGGAGGAGGTCGGCCTTTGCGGCTCGCAGTACCACGCCGAGGTCTGCGATCCGTCGTCGGTGAAAGCGATCGTCAACCTCGATGGCGTCGTCCGTGGGCGGACGTTGCAGTTCTTCACGCACACGTTCGACGAACTCGAAGCCGCCGCTTCCCGGATGGCCAACCGGTACGATCACCCCGTTCGCATCATCCCGCGCGAAGGATTCCGGGGCGACCAGTGGCCGCTCGTCCGCGAAGGCGTCCCCGGCTACTTCGTCTCGGGCGTCCGGGATTCCGAGGGCCGCGGCTACGGCCACACGTCGGCCGATACGCTGGACAAGCTGGACGTGCGCAACCTGCGAGAACAGTCGATCCTCCTCACCGATCTCGTGGTCGACCTGGCGGACGCCGAGACCGTGATCCCGCACCGCGACCGCGCCGACGTTGCGGCCTCGTTCGAAGCGGAGGGTCGTTCCGAGGGGATGAAGATCGTCGGCGAGTGGCCCTACGCCTGA